One Oryzomonas sagensis DNA segment encodes these proteins:
- a CDS encoding response regulator, translating to MTILVIDDEPMVRESLASCLEDQGYAVLLAPDGREGVEICCRQRPSLVFTDLRMPVMDGFEVVERLTREFPEIPTIAMSGVGNVDEAIRAIHLGAWAYITKPVTNLDEITITIARVLERARLVRENLEYRHRLEQLVEERTRQLKESEQRFYQFFFQHDDAIILCRLPELVILDANPASSKLFGYPSQEILDRKFPLFFATAEQGDVIAGLTHLTGESFFLREHLPAKDCAGAELIVSLKAWSITLGNETVLYCSLRNATEKIMLEKRLQDSQTRLIQAHKLASIGMLASGIAHEINNPNNLIAFNTDLLAEVWRDSLPVLADYSRVHPGFTLGGLPFGEVPATADRLFKGLADGSRRIDAIVGQLKQYSRPCAAGGAGGCDINRAVTSAVTLLDHQIKRLTDRFELELAPNLPPVRGFSQQIEQVLINLISNALQALSGRERGIVVSTAGDGDRGGGMITIADEGVGMTRETLARLTEPFFSTRHEFGGTGLGLSISDSILRELGGTLRFESEEGKGTRAIIHLPPCVVQGQGAIP from the coding sequence ATGACAATACTCGTCATTGATGACGAACCGATGGTCCGCGAGTCGCTTGCCAGCTGTCTCGAAGACCAGGGCTATGCCGTGCTCCTGGCTCCCGACGGCCGCGAGGGGGTCGAAATCTGTTGCCGGCAGCGGCCATCCTTGGTCTTTACCGATCTCCGCATGCCGGTCATGGATGGTTTCGAGGTGGTGGAGCGGCTGACGCGGGAATTCCCCGAGATTCCGACCATCGCAATGTCCGGCGTGGGAAACGTCGATGAAGCCATCCGAGCCATACACCTTGGCGCCTGGGCATATATCACCAAGCCGGTCACGAACCTGGATGAAATCACGATCACCATCGCGCGCGTGCTTGAACGTGCCCGCCTGGTACGGGAAAACCTGGAATACCGCCACCGCCTCGAACAACTCGTGGAGGAACGGACCCGGCAACTCAAGGAAAGCGAGCAGCGTTTTTATCAATTCTTTTTTCAACATGATGACGCCATCATCCTGTGTCGGCTCCCGGAGCTGGTCATCCTCGATGCGAACCCTGCCTCGTCCAAGCTGTTCGGATACCCCTCCCAGGAGATACTTGACCGAAAGTTCCCGCTCTTCTTCGCAACGGCGGAACAGGGGGATGTCATAGCGGGCCTGACGCATCTGACCGGAGAATCGTTTTTTCTGAGGGAGCACCTCCCGGCAAAAGACTGCGCAGGTGCGGAATTGATCGTATCCCTGAAAGCGTGGTCCATAACCCTCGGCAATGAGACCGTGCTCTACTGCTCGTTGCGTAATGCAACCGAAAAAATCATGCTCGAAAAGCGGTTGCAGGACTCCCAGACGCGCCTGATCCAGGCGCACAAACTGGCATCCATCGGCATGCTGGCCTCGGGGATCGCCCACGAGATAAATAACCCCAACAACCTGATCGCTTTCAATACCGACCTGTTGGCCGAGGTCTGGCGAGACTCCCTGCCGGTCCTTGCCGATTACTCCCGAGTCCATCCCGGTTTTACCCTGGGGGGACTTCCTTTCGGGGAGGTCCCCGCCACAGCCGACCGTCTCTTCAAAGGCCTTGCCGACGGTTCCCGCCGCATCGACGCCATTGTGGGGCAGCTTAAACAATACTCCCGTCCCTGTGCGGCGGGGGGCGCAGGAGGGTGCGACATCAACCGGGCGGTCACCAGTGCCGTTACGCTGCTGGATCATCAAATAAAGCGCCTGACCGACCGGTTCGAGCTCGAGCTGGCTCCCAATCTCCCCCCGGTGCGCGGATTTTCGCAACAGATCGAACAGGTTCTGATCAATCTGATCAGCAATGCCCTGCAGGCCCTGTCGGGACGCGAACGGGGGATCGTGGTCAGTACGGCCGGGGATGGGGATCGCGGCGGGGGGATGATAACCATTGCCGACGAGGGGGTGGGGATGACCCGCGAAACCCTCGCGCGCCTCACGGAACCGTTTTTTTCCACCAGACACGAGTTCGGCGGAACCGGGCTGGGACTCTCCATAAGCGACTCGATCCTGAGGGAGCTCGGTGGTACCCTGCGTTTCGAGAGTGAAGAGGGAAAGGGCACCCGCGCCATCATCCATTTACCGCCCTGCGTCGTGCAGGGGCAGGGGGCAATCCCATGA
- a CDS encoding sigma-54-dependent transcriptional regulator, with amino-acid sequence MKTPAEEPAILLVDDEEELLFSTRLILRREGFANVLTQSDSRLVAAMLDAQPVAVLVLDMTMPHLSGLDLLRRVKETHPGLPVVMMTAVNDVDTAVTCMQAGADNYLVKPVDRTRLIATVGTCYDLGRTRTELDRLRRQLSEGQLENEAVFRDIITASPRMRSIFFYLESVAPSRQPVLITGETGTGKELVARAIHALSGGGGPFVAVNLAGLDDTMFSDTLFGHQRGAFTGADRAREGLVCRAEAGTLFLDEIGDLSPSSQVKLLRLVQEGEYLPLGADTPRTCAARIVVATHVDLKAGMESGRFRSDLYYRLCAHHVALPPLRERPEDIPLLLEHFLDNAARMLNKARPSAPQELSRYLAAYRFPGNIRELEALVRDAVARHPGGILSLEPFLAAISGDLALPRDEASNGERCHTCLLKDRFPTLKGAEEYLIAEALRLAGGNQRLAASYLGITRQALNKRLSRSPA; translated from the coding sequence ATGAAAACTCCCGCCGAGGAACCTGCCATACTCCTGGTCGACGACGAAGAGGAGCTTCTGTTCAGCACCCGCCTGATCCTGCGCCGGGAAGGTTTTGCCAATGTCCTGACCCAGTCGGACAGCCGCCTGGTGGCGGCCATGCTCGACGCGCAACCGGTCGCCGTGTTGGTATTGGATATGACCATGCCCCATCTTTCCGGCCTTGATCTGCTCCGGCGGGTGAAGGAAACCCATCCGGGATTGCCGGTCGTGATGATGACGGCCGTCAATGACGTGGATACCGCGGTGACCTGCATGCAGGCCGGGGCGGACAACTACCTGGTCAAGCCGGTGGATCGCACCAGGCTGATCGCCACGGTCGGGACCTGCTACGACCTTGGCCGTACCCGCACGGAGCTGGATCGCCTGCGCCGCCAGCTGTCCGAAGGACAGCTGGAGAATGAGGCGGTTTTCCGCGACATCATCACGGCGTCGCCCCGCATGCGCAGCATTTTTTTCTATCTCGAGTCGGTGGCCCCTTCGCGCCAGCCGGTGCTGATTACCGGCGAAACCGGCACCGGCAAGGAGTTGGTCGCCCGCGCCATCCATGCCCTGAGCGGGGGAGGAGGGCCGTTTGTCGCTGTCAACCTGGCCGGCCTGGACGACACCATGTTCAGCGATACGCTTTTCGGCCACCAGCGGGGGGCCTTTACCGGCGCGGACCGGGCGCGGGAGGGGCTGGTCTGCCGGGCTGAGGCGGGAACGCTCTTTCTGGACGAGATCGGCGACCTGTCCCCCTCGTCCCAGGTCAAACTGCTGCGCTTGGTGCAAGAAGGGGAGTACCTGCCTTTGGGGGCCGATACGCCCCGCACCTGCGCGGCCCGGATTGTCGTTGCCACCCATGTTGATCTGAAGGCCGGCATGGAATCGGGCCGTTTTCGCTCCGACCTCTATTACCGCCTCTGCGCCCATCATGTGGCGCTTCCCCCCCTGCGGGAGCGGCCGGAGGATATCCCGCTCCTGCTGGAACATTTCCTCGATAATGCCGCCCGGATGCTCAACAAGGCTCGTCCGTCCGCCCCCCAGGAGTTGAGCCGCTATTTGGCCGCATATCGTTTCCCGGGCAATATCCGCGAACTTGAGGCCCTGGTACGGGATGCCGTGGCCCGGCACCCGGGCGGTATCCTCTCCCTGGAACCCTTTCTGGCCGCCATAAGCGGCGATCTTGCCCTTCCGCGGGATGAAGCGTCAAACGGGGAGCGCTGCCATACCTGTCTTTTAAAGGACCGTTTTCCCACGTTGAAGGGCGCCGAAGAATACCTGATAGCCGAAGCGTTGCGGCTGGCCGGCGGTAATCAGCGCCTGGCCGCCTCCTATCTCGGAATTACCCGCCAGGCCCTCAACAAACGCCTCTCCCGATCACCTGCGTAG
- a CDS encoding methyl-accepting chemotaxis protein: protein MKSYKHWGIFSKIMSLSLLTWVMLALAATFALVPYIRGLVMDEKKDMVRFLVEEASTVLATYQKQAEAGILTQEDARKRAAADIRQLRYDGKEYFFISDLNNRLIAHPLRPENEGKDMSSFKDADGKFMYQDFTKAALSDKGGGFVSYRQIKPTASKPLPKLSYTKLFTPWGWVVGTGIYIDGVDEDMRHVQFGIWTGLLVILGLSVLVAALVSRSITRPVKEVVETIKDIAQGEGDLTKRLPISGNNEIGELSEWFNTFVNKLHGIISQVSGSALQLSSSANELQSTSKAMSQSVGNLSSQSTSLATAGEEMSATSSDIAGNCHHAAANAGGASGKAAEGAEVVNQSIEVMQAIAERVKNAADTVETLGNRSDQIGTIVGTIEDIADQTNLLALNAAIEAARAGEQGRGFAVVADEVRALAERTTRATKEIGEMIKAIQKETREAVHTMEQSVAQVEQGSTHAADSGRSLQEILVIITDVTEQISQIATAAEEQTATTREISHNVLSLNELAHHNSAAIQETAATANNVSQQAEELQRLVNQFKL, encoded by the coding sequence ATGAAAAGCTACAAACACTGGGGAATCTTTTCCAAGATCATGAGCCTGTCGTTGCTGACCTGGGTGATGCTGGCTCTGGCGGCGACGTTTGCGCTGGTGCCGTATATCCGGGGACTGGTCATGGATGAGAAAAAGGATATGGTCCGCTTTCTGGTTGAGGAGGCGTCGACCGTCCTTGCCACCTATCAAAAGCAGGCCGAGGCGGGAATACTGACCCAGGAAGACGCCCGGAAACGGGCAGCCGCGGACATCAGGCAATTGCGCTACGACGGCAAGGAATACTTTTTCATCAGTGACCTCAACAATCGGCTGATAGCTCATCCGCTGCGCCCGGAAAACGAAGGCAAGGACATGAGTTCCTTCAAGGACGCCGACGGTAAGTTTATGTACCAGGACTTCACCAAAGCGGCGTTGAGCGACAAAGGTGGCGGGTTTGTCAGTTATCGCCAGATCAAGCCAACGGCGAGCAAGCCGCTGCCGAAGCTCAGCTACACCAAGCTTTTTACCCCGTGGGGCTGGGTGGTGGGAACCGGCATCTACATCGATGGTGTGGACGAGGATATGCGGCATGTGCAGTTCGGCATCTGGACGGGCCTTCTGGTGATCCTGGGGCTCAGCGTCCTTGTGGCCGCTTTGGTTTCCCGCTCCATCACCCGGCCGGTCAAGGAGGTGGTGGAAACCATCAAGGACATCGCCCAGGGCGAGGGGGACCTGACCAAGCGCCTGCCGATCAGCGGTAACAACGAGATCGGCGAACTGAGTGAGTGGTTCAACACCTTTGTGAACAAGCTGCACGGGATCATCTCCCAGGTATCGGGCAGCGCCCTTCAACTCTCCTCGTCCGCCAACGAGCTGCAATCGACTTCAAAGGCGATGTCGCAAAGCGTGGGGAATCTTTCGTCCCAATCCACCTCGCTGGCCACGGCCGGGGAAGAGATGTCGGCCACTTCCTCGGATATTGCCGGCAACTGCCATCATGCAGCCGCCAATGCCGGCGGCGCTTCGGGCAAGGCTGCCGAGGGCGCCGAGGTTGTGAACCAGTCCATTGAGGTCATGCAGGCCATTGCCGAGCGTGTCAAGAACGCCGCCGATACGGTCGAGACGCTGGGCAACCGCTCCGACCAGATCGGCACGATCGTGGGCACCATCGAAGATATTGCCGACCAGACCAACCTGCTGGCCCTGAATGCCGCCATCGAGGCGGCCCGCGCGGGGGAGCAGGGCCGCGGTTTCGCCGTTGTGGCCGACGAGGTGCGCGCCCTTGCGGAGCGTACGACCCGCGCCACCAAGGAAATCGGCGAGATGATCAAGGCGATCCAGAAGGAAACCCGGGAGGCGGTCCATACGATGGAGCAGAGTGTTGCCCAGGTTGAGCAGGGGAGCACCCATGCAGCCGACTCCGGCAGATCGTTGCAGGAGATCCTGGTAATCATCACTGATGTGACCGAACAAATCAGCCAGATCGCCACGGCTGCCGAAGAACAGACGGCCACGACCCGGGAGATCAGCCACAACGTACTGAGCCTGAATGAACTGGCGCACCATAACAGCGCCGCGATCCAGGAAACCGCTGCAACTGCCAACAATGTTTCGCAGCAGGCCGAGGAGTTGCAACGGCTCGTAAACCAGTTCAAGCTGTAG
- a CDS encoding sensor histidine kinase: MNENFFQTVFEQASEGIVLIDGASRYLLEANKAFAELVGYPGEQLFSMTLNDVIDLSPVGVERLYNQALTGKDPYVGEVKCRRQGGALIDVELRLSLIHFGEKELFCAFIRDITMYRRVEKDLLETADRFRQALFAAPLPIMIHAEDGLVVVINSEWTKQTGYAFKDIPTIDAWVRKAFGTDSASMFEKLGFLYKTKAACTYEDLPVTTSTGEKLVWNFCSAPAGTLPDERRLFITIAMDVTAGKRTENDLTAALHEKDSMFREVHLRAKNNMQVIMSLLNLQSRYINNPDAQEFFKESQERVRAMVLIHEMLCNSGNPARIDFNDYARSLVGGIIGAYSPGQSNLQVEMRISRIVVSLEIAVPCGLIIHELVSNSLKHGFPDVKNGMISIDFDCDEAGLYTLVVGDNGIGLPRGLDMGAPATLGLSLVTTLAKQLQGVVEFIGTSGTVCKISFRG, encoded by the coding sequence ATGAACGAGAATTTTTTTCAGACGGTTTTCGAGCAGGCGTCGGAAGGGATTGTCCTGATCGATGGTGCCAGCAGGTACCTGCTGGAGGCGAATAAGGCCTTTGCGGAACTGGTCGGCTATCCCGGGGAACAGTTGTTTTCCATGACCCTCAATGACGTTATCGACCTTTCTCCGGTAGGGGTCGAGAGGCTCTATAATCAGGCTCTCACCGGGAAAGACCCGTATGTCGGCGAGGTGAAATGCCGGCGGCAGGGCGGCGCCCTGATAGACGTGGAACTAAGGTTGAGCCTGATCCATTTTGGGGAAAAAGAACTTTTCTGCGCCTTCATACGTGACATCACCATGTACCGGCGGGTGGAAAAGGACCTCCTGGAAACGGCGGACAGGTTCCGGCAGGCGCTCTTTGCCGCGCCCCTTCCGATCATGATTCATGCCGAGGACGGCCTCGTGGTGGTGATCAACAGTGAATGGACCAAACAAACCGGCTATGCCTTCAAGGATATTCCCACGATCGATGCCTGGGTGAGGAAAGCCTTTGGCACCGACTCCGCTTCGATGTTCGAGAAGCTCGGTTTCCTGTATAAAACCAAGGCCGCCTGCACATATGAGGATCTGCCGGTGACCACCAGCACCGGCGAGAAACTCGTATGGAACTTCTGTTCCGCTCCCGCAGGCACCCTCCCCGATGAGCGCCGTCTGTTCATCACCATCGCCATGGACGTTACCGCGGGCAAGCGCACCGAAAACGACCTCACGGCCGCACTTCACGAAAAGGACAGCATGTTCAGGGAGGTCCACCTGCGGGCGAAGAACAATATGCAGGTCATTATGAGCCTGCTCAACCTGCAGTCGCGGTACATAAACAATCCCGATGCCCAGGAGTTTTTCAAGGAGAGCCAGGAACGGGTCCGGGCCATGGTGCTTATCCATGAGATGTTGTGCAACTCCGGTAATCCGGCCCGGATCGATTTCAACGACTATGCGCGGAGCCTGGTGGGGGGGATCATAGGCGCCTACAGCCCCGGCCAGAGTAATCTCCAGGTGGAAATGCGCATCAGCCGGATAGTCGTCAGCCTTGAAATAGCCGTGCCCTGCGGCCTTATTATCCACGAACTGGTTTCCAACAGCCTGAAACACGGCTTCCCGGACGTCAAAAACGGAATGATCAGCATCGATTTCGATTGCGACGAGGCGGGGTTATACACACTTGTGGTAGGCGACAACGGCATCGGCCTTCCCAGGGGGCTCGACATGGGGGCGCCGGCCACCCTTGGCCTGAGCCTGGTCACCACGCTGGCCAAACAGCTCCAGGGGGTCGTTGAGTTTATCGGCACCTCCGGAACGGTGTGTAAAATTTCATTCAGAGGATAG
- a CDS encoding GGDEF domain-containing response regulator, with protein MSGKVKILVVEDQAVVAEDLKQTLQGMGYDVPAVVYSGEFVLDAAAEERPDLILMDISLGKGDDGIMVAEKVRARFDIPVIYLSSHADDETFQRSLLTGPFAFLLKPFDSLRLRQTIQIALAKHTIEKQLKESSEQYRTIFEVSGSAMMIVDENGTIAMVNEEFEHLSGYPREAVEYRKEWSDFFVMEQFAAKEIQQCLKGTANGAASLDAASLFIGNNQRTSHVCTKIKKVPGTERCVVSLIDITEIKRAEEEIRTLNAELIKVNTLLKEEVAERRNSEKQLQHQASHDALTGLPNRELLFDRLKQALAYEDRHNNLLALMILDLDNFKTVNDTLGHVVGDILLKDVAKRLQQCMRQYDTVARFGGDEFVIVVNEMPDIHDIVKFAEKVRELFLRPFYILDQPTYVTTSIGISIYPLQSTTVEGLLKTADMAMYQAKSEGKNSFQFFTESMSLKSDERATMKKRLRSALEREEFLPHYQPRIDATTGKITGMEALMRWQPKGAPLAFPVEFFPMLEESGLIVPAGEWLLDKVCRQNKMWQDRGMEPLRVAVNTSARQFHQDDFTEKVAQALSATRLDPHYLEIELPEKIIMDNITESVRKLGELREIGVKISLDNFGTGYSSLSHLNRLPIDELQIDKSLVNSITFDPGEAAVVSAIITMGHSLGKKLVAEGVESEDQYLFLAHQRCEEMQGHYFSRPLPPDDFEKLVRLFPVPA; from the coding sequence ATGTCCGGTAAGGTGAAAATACTGGTCGTTGAGGATCAGGCCGTTGTTGCGGAAGACCTCAAACAGACGTTGCAGGGGATGGGATACGACGTTCCCGCCGTGGTCTATTCCGGGGAATTCGTCCTCGATGCGGCGGCGGAGGAACGGCCCGATCTCATTCTGATGGACATCTCCCTCGGAAAAGGCGACGACGGCATCATGGTCGCCGAAAAGGTCCGCGCCCGTTTCGACATCCCGGTGATTTACCTCTCCTCCCATGCCGATGACGAAACGTTCCAACGTTCGCTCCTGACCGGCCCCTTTGCCTTCCTTTTAAAACCGTTCGATTCCCTGCGCCTTCGCCAGACCATCCAGATTGCGCTCGCCAAACATACGATAGAAAAGCAATTGAAGGAGAGCAGCGAGCAGTACCGCACCATTTTCGAGGTGAGCGGCAGCGCCATGATGATCGTGGACGAAAACGGCACCATCGCCATGGTCAACGAAGAGTTCGAACACCTGTCCGGTTACCCCAGGGAAGCGGTCGAATATCGGAAAGAGTGGTCGGACTTCTTTGTGATGGAACAGTTTGCCGCCAAAGAGATCCAGCAATGCCTGAAAGGGACGGCCAACGGAGCCGCTTCGTTGGATGCCGCCTCCCTGTTCATCGGCAATAACCAGCGTACCAGCCATGTCTGCACCAAGATCAAGAAGGTGCCCGGCACGGAGCGGTGCGTTGTGTCGCTGATCGACATTACCGAGATCAAGCGCGCCGAAGAGGAAATCCGCACCCTCAATGCCGAATTGATCAAGGTGAACACACTCCTGAAGGAAGAGGTCGCCGAACGCAGGAATTCGGAAAAACAGCTCCAGCATCAGGCGAGTCACGATGCCCTGACCGGCCTCCCCAACCGGGAACTGCTCTTCGACCGTCTGAAGCAGGCCCTGGCCTACGAGGACCGGCATAATAACCTGCTGGCTCTGATGATCCTCGATCTGGACAATTTCAAGACGGTCAACGATACGCTCGGCCACGTTGTCGGAGACATTCTCCTGAAGGACGTGGCCAAACGTCTCCAGCAGTGCATGCGGCAGTACGATACGGTCGCCCGGTTCGGCGGCGACGAATTCGTCATCGTCGTCAACGAGATGCCGGACATCCACGACATCGTAAAGTTTGCCGAAAAGGTGCGGGAGTTATTCCTGCGGCCGTTCTATATCCTGGATCAGCCCACCTATGTGACGACCAGCATCGGCATCTCCATCTACCCGCTCCAGAGCACCACCGTCGAAGGGTTGCTGAAAACGGCCGACATGGCCATGTATCAGGCCAAGAGTGAGGGGAAAAACTCGTTTCAGTTCTTCACCGAATCCATGAGCCTCAAGAGCGACGAGCGGGCCACCATGAAAAAGCGGCTCCGCTCGGCGTTGGAACGGGAAGAATTCCTGCCTCACTATCAGCCGCGCATCGACGCCACCACGGGAAAGATCACCGGGATGGAGGCGCTGATGCGCTGGCAGCCCAAGGGGGCACCCCTGGCCTTCCCCGTGGAATTTTTCCCCATGCTGGAAGAAAGCGGCCTGATCGTCCCGGCCGGCGAATGGCTGCTCGATAAGGTGTGCCGCCAGAACAAGATGTGGCAGGACCGGGGGATGGAGCCGCTCCGCGTGGCGGTAAACACGTCTGCCCGGCAGTTTCACCAGGACGACTTCACGGAAAAGGTCGCCCAGGCCCTTTCCGCTACCCGGCTCGATCCGCATTACCTCGAAATCGAGCTTCCGGAAAAGATCATCATGGACAATATCACCGAAAGCGTGCGGAAGCTGGGGGAGTTGCGGGAGATCGGCGTCAAGATTTCCCTCGACAATTTCGGCACGGGCTACTCATCGCTCAGCCACCTGAACCGGCTCCCCATCGACGAGTTGCAGATCGATAAGTCCCTGGTCAACAGCATTACCTTCGATCCGGGCGAGGCGGCGGTGGTCTCCGCCATCATAACCATGGGGCACAGCCTGGGTAAGAAGCTCGTGGCCGAAGGGGTTGAGTCGGAGGATCAATACCTGTTCCTTGCGCATCAACGGTGCGAAGAGATGCAGGGACACTACTTCAGCAGGCCGCTGCCGCCGGACGACTTTGAAAAGCTGGTGCGGCTGTTTCCCGTCCCGGCATGA
- a CDS encoding Ppx/GppA phosphatase family protein: MKKTRLAAIDIGTNSIRCIVVEAEQQGRFMVLDDEKATVRLGEQLGKTGAVSPAAFARAVEAISRIRKLIDGLKVTEVEAVATSAVRSAANGPELVEVLSRELGREIRVISGEEEAELAAISALHNFEMNGKRYAMIDIGGGSVEIVTALGNHIEEYYSLDLGAVVLTERFFPTDPIRTADFQKFQRHVRAELKRAFSGQKLAVQTFIGSGGTITSLGYMVMNMRRQEYSSVHGYETLRSELVHLLAMLMRRDIKGRRAIPGLNPDRADIIVAGLGVVDELMRFFGANTLLVNERGIREGLIIRCMRRLGLMAEEQGQRNWRRSVLEFARSCHFDEPHSRHVAGMALAMFDSLSKEFRLKKPERKLLEAAAYLHDIGYFISYTSHHKHSYHLIRHADLFGFAPQEREMIAQIARYHRKSLPKKKHVEFLRLSEKDRQTVCRLGGILRLADGLDRRRSGLVEVVELLHTEGDYRMKLLGTEDISVEIFGGNAKKDLFEKAFGGNIVFVTS; this comes from the coding sequence ATGAAAAAAACACGACTGGCAGCCATCGACATAGGCACCAATTCCATCCGCTGTATCGTGGTCGAAGCCGAGCAGCAGGGACGCTTTATGGTCCTGGACGACGAGAAGGCCACGGTGCGCCTCGGCGAACAGCTCGGCAAGACCGGAGCCGTCTCTCCCGCGGCTTTTGCCCGGGCTGTGGAGGCCATCAGCCGCATCCGCAAACTGATCGACGGCCTGAAGGTGACCGAGGTCGAGGCGGTGGCCACCAGCGCCGTCAGAAGTGCAGCCAACGGCCCCGAATTGGTGGAGGTCCTGAGCCGGGAACTGGGCCGGGAGATTCGGGTCATTTCCGGCGAAGAGGAGGCCGAGTTGGCCGCCATATCCGCCCTGCACAACTTCGAGATGAACGGCAAACGGTATGCCATGATCGACATCGGCGGCGGCAGCGTGGAGATCGTCACGGCCCTGGGCAATCATATCGAAGAGTACTACTCCCTCGACCTGGGGGCCGTGGTCCTGACCGAGCGTTTTTTCCCCACCGACCCGATCAGAACGGCCGATTTCCAGAAGTTTCAACGCCACGTGCGGGCAGAACTCAAGAGGGCCTTTTCCGGGCAGAAACTCGCCGTCCAGACCTTCATCGGCTCCGGCGGCACCATCACCTCCCTGGGCTACATGGTCATGAACATGCGGCGGCAGGAGTATTCATCGGTCCACGGCTACGAGACCCTGCGCTCCGAACTGGTGCACCTGTTGGCCATGCTGATGCGGCGGGACATCAAGGGGAGGCGGGCGATACCGGGCCTGAACCCCGATCGGGCCGACATCATCGTGGCCGGTCTCGGTGTCGTTGACGAACTGATGCGTTTTTTCGGTGCCAACACGTTGTTGGTCAACGAGCGCGGCATCCGCGAGGGGTTGATCATCCGGTGCATGAGGCGGCTCGGGCTTATGGCGGAGGAACAGGGCCAACGCAACTGGCGCCGGTCGGTGCTGGAGTTTGCCCGTTCCTGTCACTTCGACGAACCCCACTCCCGTCATGTGGCCGGTATGGCGCTGGCCATGTTCGACTCCCTGAGCAAGGAGTTCCGCCTGAAGAAGCCGGAACGGAAGCTCCTCGAAGCCGCGGCCTACCTGCACGATATCGGTTACTTCATCAGCTACACCAGCCATCACAAGCATTCCTACCACCTGATCCGCCATGCGGACCTGTTCGGGTTTGCCCCCCAGGAGCGGGAGATGATCGCCCAGATCGCCCGCTATCACCGCAAATCGCTCCCCAAGAAAAAGCATGTGGAATTCCTGCGCCTGTCGGAAAAGGATCGGCAGACCGTCTGCCGGCTGGGGGGCATCCTGCGCCTCGCCGACGGTCTTGACCGGCGCCGGAGCGGCCTGGTGGAGGTGGTGGAGCTTCTCCACACCGAGGGTGATTACCGGATGAAACTCTTGGGAACCGAGGACATCTCGGTGGAGATCTTCGGCGGCAATGCCAAAAAGGACCTGTTCGAAAAGGCCTTTGGGGGGAACATCGTCTTCGTGACCAGCTAA
- a CDS encoding CHAD domain-containing protein, with the protein MPEPDDSRENYRERAAAVVRARWKGLLKNREACLRCDAVDAVHDLRVSTRRLRAALDFFGALCPGDEAPRARPSIRRLTRGIGELRNLDEGIIFFSRNAPDKRGTGDTFAPLLLHLRARRESEALKVRRLLKKLDTARMERVIDRYAAWVREPADGRHRPGAPTSIPAYFSEEGLRLYGEICRHLPGALVTENVQNRHALRIAVKRWRYFLEIAAEIFPQDYRETLELLKEYQQLLGDLNDLRVFGAFAHEAPLAPDGAAALDALVARLTANHLEHLALLLEQRPIRYQFSV; encoded by the coding sequence GTGCCGGAGCCTGACGACAGCAGGGAAAACTACCGGGAACGCGCCGCCGCCGTTGTCAGGGCGCGCTGGAAAGGCCTGCTCAAAAACCGGGAGGCCTGCCTGCGCTGCGACGCTGTGGACGCCGTTCATGACCTGCGGGTTTCAACACGCCGGCTCAGGGCGGCGCTTGATTTTTTCGGGGCCTTGTGCCCCGGCGACGAGGCGCCCCGCGCCCGTCCGTCGATCCGGCGCCTGACCCGCGGCATTGGCGAGCTGCGCAACCTGGACGAAGGGATCATCTTCTTCTCCCGAAACGCCCCCGACAAACGGGGAACAGGCGACACGTTCGCCCCCCTGCTGCTCCATCTGCGCGCCAGGCGGGAATCCGAGGCTCTGAAGGTTCGGAGGCTCTTGAAAAAACTGGATACGGCCAGGATGGAGCGAGTGATCGACCGCTACGCCGCATGGGTGCGGGAGCCGGCTGACGGCCGACACAGGCCTGGGGCGCCGACCTCCATCCCGGCATATTTTTCGGAAGAGGGCCTGCGCCTGTACGGAGAGATTTGCCGCCACCTTCCGGGGGCGCTTGTGACGGAAAACGTGCAGAACCGCCATGCGCTGCGGATAGCCGTCAAACGGTGGCGCTATTTTCTGGAGATCGCTGCCGAGATATTTCCGCAGGATTACCGTGAGACCCTGGAGCTGCTCAAAGAGTATCAGCAACTGCTCGGCGACCTCAACGACCTGAGGGTGTTCGGGGCTTTCGCCCATGAAGCGCCCCTTGCCCCTGACGGGGCAGCGGCGCTCGATGCCCTGGTCGCACGCCTGACCGCGAACCATCTCGAGCACCTTGCCCTGCTGCTCGAACAACGCCCGATCCGTTACCAATTCTCGGTGTAA